The sequence ATCAAACCAATTCCTAAAACTGATTGAACTGCTTTAATAACTTGTACTTTCTTTCCTCCGTCTGCTTTTAAAACAACATTAAAGCTTGTTTTTTCATCTGCAACCGCTTCAGCAGGGGCAGCGGCAACCGCCATAGCAGCCATTGGATCGATTCCAAATGCTTCTTTCATTGCTTCTACAAGTTCCATAACCTCTTTAATTGACATTTCTTTTAATGATTCAACAAATGCTTCTTTTGTTAATTTTGCCATAATAAAATTTCCTTTCTTTTTTTAATTATTCTGTCTTGCTTTCTGCGAACATTTTAAGTGATAAACCAAGTTGTTGTAATGGAGACATCATTGAACGAGCAAGAATTGCAAGTGCTTCTTCATAAGTTGGAAGTGTTGCAACTTCTTTAACACCTTGTGCATCAATAACTTTACCATCAAAAGTACCTGCTTTAATCACTAATAGTTTGTGTTTTTTAGCAAATGCAGTCGCTAATTTGGCAGCTGACATTTCATCATTATTTGAAAAAATGAAAAT comes from Mycoplasmopsis mustelae and encodes:
- the rplL gene encoding 50S ribosomal protein L7/L12, translated to MAKLTKEAFVESLKEMSIKEVMELVEAMKEAFGIDPMAAMAVAAAPAEAVADEKTSFNVVLKADGGKKVQVIKAVQSVLGIGLMDAKKIVDTLPAVVKENVNSEEAESIKSTLVAAGAEVSVE
- the rplJ gene encoding 50S ribosomal protein L10; the encoded protein is MSESKFKLAKKEVVLEITQKIQNSQAIAFAEYRGLTVVELEELRNDAVKLGLEVKVYKNRLFKLAAQNVGLSDLDEFLVGPNIFIFSNNDEMSAAKLATAFAKKHKLLVIKAGTFDGKVIDAQGVKEVATLPTYEEALAILARSMMSPLQQLGLSLKMFAESKTE